A single genomic interval of Chroicocephalus ridibundus chromosome 23, bChrRid1.1, whole genome shotgun sequence harbors:
- the LOC134526745 gene encoding disintegrin and metalloproteinase domain-containing protein 2-like has protein sequence MGLHQALLLLLLSSPVLAQVTVPLRLPTNATGEGRALGLPVRQRGLQDLDPAQETGQEILFEVLHFPPFFCSVFLSDDFRIYVSNEKGSLRPDSTLFKGGCHYSGYVEGFPSSAVTLSTCSGLRGLLQFENVSYGIEPLGHSPAFEHFVYRVRNEKAAGSLLATSPPEGGPGGLTAEEMASKAPGGDRVSGRLLPRWGRCPRHTRGAPMPQGALAGGVWMDGGQVEECQCPLPAEARSPKYFKVYVVLDKALYSYMGSDTNAAMQKIIQVFNLVNSEVMEKIPGVSSVTFQMFNPLNVTIVLSSLELWKEENKISTAGEADVLLQRFLQWKQSHLAQRPYDIACLSVYRDRAEFVGATALGKACQRDAAGAVAVYQRAVMLESFSALLAQLLARSLGVNYDDPRECRCPGSVCIMTLEALKTPREPLCLVPAPERVLEVHRDFESASGRVTTNDYAQGLYFRGSSGAKAFSNCSIEDFETFLRHGGGACLFHPPRLTGLSYRRAPVCGNGVVEPGEQCDCGAAEACLKDKCCTKTCRFKPGAECSSGLCCSGCQFKRKNSPCRPAADAQCDLAEFCNGSSASCPPDLYVQDGHGCEHGTGYCYKGRCRSPDLQCRQLYGRGSKNAPMTCYEEINSQRDRFGHCGLRRFGGYKPCARRDLRCGKLICTYPHSSPLPSVAAAVLYAQVRKHLCVSMDYFKTPAKLDPLLVPPGTKCGSGKVCINGTCHPHSVLGSDCDSKVKCHGHGVCNNEGHCHCHPGWQPPDCLRKGSRPGGSIDSSLQVTEGGLSLPQTTKDTTLVRTVLGFCLPLLILTGAACLVLWCCRQQTPSTEGSATEEGSDPSEPDPEPELDIEPELESEPEPEPEPGPSPGPRRGR, from the exons ATGGGGCTGCACCAggcgttgctgctgctgctgctga gctcCCCGGTGCTGGCCCAGGTCACGGTCCCGCTGCGGCTGCCCACGAACGCCACGGGAGAGGGG CGGGCGCTGGGTCTGCCAGTGCGACAGCGTGGGCTGCAGGACCTGGACCCAGCTCAAGAAACTGGGCAAGAGATACTATTTGAAGTGCTTCACTTTCCACCTTTCTTTTGTAGTGTCTTTTTATCTGATGATTTCAGGATTTACGTGTCTAATGAGAAAGGCTCTTTGCGCCCTGATTCAACCCTTTTCAAG GGCGGCTGCCACTACTCGGGGTACGTCGAGGGCTTCCCCAGCTCGGCAGTGACCCTCAGCACCTGCTCGGGGCTCCG GGGCTTGCTGCAGTTTGAGAACGTCAGCTACGGGATTGAGCCCCTGGGTCATTCTCCTGCCTTCGAGCACTTCGTGTACCGAGTGAGGAACGAGAAGGCAGCGGGttccctcctggccaccagcccccccGAGGGAGGGCCGGGCGGGCTGACAGCAGAGGAGATGGCGAGCAAAGCCCCCGGAGGGGACCGAGTGAGTGGGCGTCTGCTCCCGCGGTGGGGCCGGTGTCCCCGTCACACGAGGGGGGCTCCGATGCCGCAGGGAGCTTTGGCCGGTGGTGTCTGGATGGACGGGGGGCAGGTTGAGGAGTGCCAGTGC ccgCTGCCAGCTGAAGCACGATCTCCCAAGTACTTCAAAGTGTACGTAGTTTTGGACAAGGCTTTG TACAGCTATATGGGCTCAGACACCAATGCTGCAATGCAGAAGATAATCCAGGTCTTCAATTTAGTCAACAGT GAGGTTATGGAAAAAATTCCAG GCGTTTCCTCCGTTACTTTTCAGATGTTTAATCCTCTTAATGTTACCATCGTGCTGTCCTCCCTGGAGCTGTGGAAAGAGGAGAACAAAATATCGACAGCGGGGGAAGCAGATGTCCTTCTACAGCGATTTTTACAGTGGAAACAGTCACATCTCGCTCAGCGGCCGTACGACATAGCTTGTCTGTCAGT GTACAGGGACCGAGCGGAGTTCGTGGGTGCAACGGCCCTGGGGAAGGCGTGTCAGAGAGACGCTGCTGGCGCAGTGGCCGTG TACCAAAGGGCCGTGATGCTGGAGTCCTTCTCCGCcctcctggcccagctgctggcacgCAGCCTGGGCGTAAACTACGACGACCCACGAGAATGTCGCTGCCCCGGGAGCGTCTGCATCATGACCCTGGAGGCGCT AAAGACACCCAGGGAACCACTGTGCCTTGTCCCGGCACCCGAACGGGTCCTTGAAGTGCACAGAGATTTTGAGAGCGCGAGTGGACGTGTTACCACAAACGACTATGCACAAGGGCTTTATTTTAGAGGTTCCAGTGGGGCAAAGGCCTTTAGCAACTGCAGCATCGAGGACTTTGAGACCTTCCTGAGGCACGGTGGAGGCGCCTGCCTGTTCCATCCACCCCGCTTGACCGGACTCTCCTACCGGCGCGCGCCCGTCTGCGGCAACGGCGTGGTGGAGCCGGGCGAGCAGTGCGACTGCGGGGCGGCCGAG GCATGCTTGAAGGATAAATGCTGTACTAAAACATGCCGGTTTAAGCCAGGAGCGGAATGTTCCTCTGGATTATGTTGTAGTGGATGTCAG TTCAAGCGGAAAAACTCGCCGTGCCGCCCCGCCGCCGACGCGCAGTGCGACCTGGCCGAGTTCTGCAACGGGTCCTCCGCATCCTGCCCCCCCGACCTGTACGTGCAGGACGGGCACGGCTGCGAGCACGGCACCGGCTACTGCTACAAGGGACGCTGCCGGTCTCCGGACCTGCAGTGCCGGCAGCTCTACGGGAGAG GTTCAAAAAATGCTCCTATGACTTGTTACGAGGAAATCAATAGTCAGCGGGACAGATTTGGACACTGCGGGCTCCGGCGCTTCGGAGGTTATAAGCCCTGTGCTAGGAG GGATCTCAGGTGTGGAAAGTTAATCTGCACGTACCCGCACAGCTCCCCACTTCCATCAGTCGCCGCCGCCGTCCTTTACGCCCAAGTGCGCAAGCATCTGTGTGTATCTATGGATTACTTCAAAACGCCAGCAAAGCTGGATCCTCTTCTGGTTCCGCCAGGTACAAAGTGTGGTTCTGGAAAg GTGTGTATAAACGGCACTTGTCACCCACACTCGGTCCTGGGGAGCGACTGTGACAGCAAAGTGAAGTGCCACGGCCACGGC GTGTGCAATAACGAGGGACACTGCCACTGTCACCCTGGCTGGCAGCCCCCCGACTGCCTGCGGAAGGGATCCCGCCCGGGGGGAAGCATCGACAGCAGCCTCCAGGTGACAGAAGGTG GCCTCTCCCTGCCGCAAACGACGAAGGACACGACACTGGTCCGGACGGTGCTGGGCTTCTGCCTCCCCCTGCTCATCCTCACCGGGGCCGCCTGCCTCGTCCTctggtgctgcaggcagcagacccCGAGCACCGAGGG CTCCGCCACCGAGGAGGGCAGCGACCCCTCGGAGCCGGACCCAGAGCCGGAGCTGGACATTGAGCCGGAGCTGGAGAGTGAGCCGGAGCCCGAGCCCGAGCCGGGGCCGagcccggggccgcgccgcgggCGCTAA